In the genome of Massilia sp. W12, the window GCGTTGATGCCCTGTTTCGCGCTTTGCAGTAATTGCGGCATGCCTTTTTGCAGCGGTTTTTTCCAGGCGGCGGCGTGTCCGCTCAAGGGCGCGCCTGTCCCGGGACGCGCATGGCAGGTGATGCAGGAACGCTCATAACGCTCAGCCAGCGCCGCCGCTTTCGGGCGCAGCGTCTCGGCGCGCCGGATGTCTTTATCGCTCGGTTCAAGATTGCCGCTGCAAGCCGCCAAGCCAAGCAGGGCGGCCCCGGCGAGTGCGCAAAACGCCAAACTGCGCGCACGCGCAAGAACAGTGAAAAACATAAAGTCTCCCCAATGCAGCCATGCTGCCGGATTTTAAAGATGTGGCGCTACAACGGATTGCGGGAACTGCTGTTTGGGGTCATGCGGGCGCTGTGCGAATGCATATCGCAGTCTGTCACATCGCTAAGCCGCCAGACAACATTGTCCGCCTGCACAACGGCAGACAATCCGATTCGCTTGCATGGTACGTCAGAGCGCACAGCTGTGCAACTGGATGACGCAAAAATGAAAGTTATCTTTAGTCGGCAAACATTTGCTTGCTTGGCGCTTTCCATGAGGAAATCCGGGGAGTTTCCAGCAGCGGCGCAAAATGCTGCGGCGCAAAGGGGTGACAATGCTATGATTGCTGTTCTTACAGAACCCTATGGCCAGTTTTCCATGTTCCAATTTCTATTCAAGCGCAAAAACAGCCGCCAAGAACCGGCCCAAACGGAGATGAAACCGATGGCGCAAGAAGCGAAGAAATCGCCTCCCGCCGCACAAGCGGAGCCAGCCGCAGGCGCAGCGCGCGCGGCGCAACAGGAAAAAAAGCAGGCTGCTTTGCAACAGGCAGCCGCATTTGGCGGCAATGAAG includes:
- a CDS encoding c-type cytochrome produces the protein MFFTVLARARSLAFCALAGAALLGLAACSGNLEPSDKDIRRAETLRPKAAALAERYERSCITCHARPGTGAPLSGHAAAWKKPLQKGMPQLLQSAKQGINAMPAMGMCQDCSDAELEQLIRFMAGQE